A DNA window from Staphylococcus warneri contains the following coding sequences:
- the smpB gene encoding SsrA-binding protein SmpB: protein MAKKKSPGTLAENRKARHDYNIEDTIEAGIVLQGTEIKSIRRGSANLKDSYAQVKRGEIYLNNMHIAPYEEGNRFNHDPLRSRKLLLHKREIIKLGDRTREIGYSIIPLKLYLKHGQCKVLLGIARGKKKYDKRQALKEKAVKRDMDRAVKARY from the coding sequence ATGGCTAAGAAAAAATCACCAGGCACATTAGCTGAAAACCGTAAAGCAAGACATGATTATAATATAGAAGATACGATTGAAGCGGGGATTGTGTTACAAGGTACAGAAATTAAATCTATACGTAGAGGTAGCGCCAATCTTAAAGATAGCTATGCTCAAGTAAAACGTGGTGAAATCTATTTAAATAATATGCATATTGCGCCTTATGAAGAAGGTAACCGATTTAACCATGATCCATTGCGATCACGTAAGTTGCTCCTTCATAAAAGAGAAATTATTAAATTAGGTGACCGCACACGAGAAATTGGGTATTCTATTATTCCGCTAAAATTGTACTTAAAGCATGGTCAATGCAAAGTATTATTAGGTATTGCACGCGGTAAGAAAAAATATGACAAACGACAAGCTTTAAAAGAAAAAGCAGTCAAACGTGATATGGATCGCGCAGTAAAAGCCCGTTATTAA
- the rnr gene encoding ribonuclease R has product MNLKQSIEEMIKQPDYEPMSVSDFQDALGLNSADSFRDLIKVLVELEQTGLIERTKTDRYQRKQSSKSNSKLVRGTLSQNKKGFAFLRPEEEGVDDIFIPPTKINRALDGDTVIVEVHKGRGDFKGKTEGEVKSIEKHSVTQVVGTYSEAKHFGFVIPDDKRIMQDIFIPKGQSLGAVDGHKVLVQITKYADGTDNPEGHISAILGHKNDPGVDILSIIYQHGIEIEFPDNVLKEAEDVPDEIEPSEIEGRHDLRDELTITIDGADAKDLDDAISVKKLKNGNTELTVSIADVSYYVTEDSALDKEAYDRATSVYLVDRVIPMIPHRLSNGICSLNPEVDRLTLSCRMEINARGEVVNHDIFDSVIHSNYRMTYDAVNQIITEQNPDVRRQYSEVTPMLDLAQDLSNLLVNMRKRRGEIDFDINEAKVLVNEDGIPTDVQVRERGEGERLIESFMLAANETVAEHFNKLEVPFIYRVHEQPKSERLRQFFDFITNFGIMIKGTGEDIHPTTLQNIQEEVEGRPEQMVISTMMLRSMQQAHYDDVNLGHFGLSAEYYTHFTSPIRRYPDLTVHRLIRKYLIEHSMDKKEQHKWEDKLPELAEHTSQRERRAIEAERDTDELKKAEYMIQHIGDEFEGIISSVANFGMFIELPNTIEGMVHISNMTDDYYQFDERQMALIGERQAKVFRIGDAVKVKVTHVDVDERMIDFQIVGMPLPKNDRSQRPARGKTIQAKTRGKSLDKSKSDDKGNGKNKRKQRKGKNARQQDKKGNTKHKPFYKDKSVKKKSRKKKK; this is encoded by the coding sequence ATGAATTTAAAACAATCCATCGAAGAAATGATTAAACAACCTGACTACGAACCCATGTCAGTATCAGATTTTCAAGATGCGTTAGGTTTAAATAGTGCCGACTCATTCAGAGATTTAATAAAGGTGCTTGTTGAACTAGAACAAACTGGTTTGATTGAACGTACGAAGACAGATAGATATCAACGAAAGCAATCTAGTAAGTCAAATTCGAAATTAGTAAGAGGAACGTTAAGTCAGAATAAAAAAGGATTTGCGTTCTTAAGACCAGAAGAAGAGGGTGTAGATGACATCTTCATCCCGCCAACAAAAATCAATAGAGCCTTAGATGGAGATACCGTCATTGTAGAAGTTCACAAAGGTAGAGGCGACTTTAAAGGCAAGACAGAAGGGGAAGTCAAATCCATCGAAAAACACTCTGTCACTCAAGTAGTAGGTACTTATAGTGAAGCGAAACATTTCGGGTTTGTCATTCCAGATGATAAACGTATTATGCAGGATATCTTTATTCCTAAGGGTCAAAGCTTAGGTGCAGTAGATGGTCATAAAGTATTAGTGCAAATCACTAAATATGCTGATGGTACAGATAACCCGGAAGGCCACATTTCAGCAATACTAGGCCATAAAAACGATCCTGGTGTAGATATTTTATCTATCATTTATCAACATGGTATTGAAATAGAATTCCCAGATAATGTACTTAAAGAAGCTGAAGATGTTCCTGATGAAATTGAACCTTCTGAAATCGAAGGACGTCATGATTTAAGAGACGAATTAACGATTACAATTGATGGCGCAGATGCTAAAGACTTAGATGACGCCATTAGCGTTAAAAAATTAAAAAATGGTAATACGGAATTAACTGTAAGTATTGCAGATGTTAGTTATTATGTAACTGAAGATTCAGCTTTAGATAAAGAGGCTTATGATAGAGCTACAAGCGTGTACTTAGTAGACAGAGTTATTCCAATGATTCCGCATAGATTAAGTAATGGTATTTGTTCATTAAATCCTGAAGTTGATCGTTTAACGTTAAGTTGTCGTATGGAAATCAATGCACGTGGTGAAGTAGTGAACCATGACATTTTTGATAGTGTCATCCATTCAAACTACAGAATGACTTATGATGCGGTTAACCAAATTATTACTGAACAAAATCCAGATGTGCGTCGTCAATATAGTGAAGTCACACCAATGCTTGACTTGGCACAAGATTTATCTAACCTTTTAGTAAATATGAGAAAACGTCGTGGTGAAATTGATTTCGACATTAACGAAGCGAAAGTACTTGTTAATGAAGATGGCATTCCAACAGATGTACAAGTGCGCGAACGTGGTGAAGGTGAACGTTTAATTGAGTCATTCATGTTAGCGGCTAATGAAACCGTAGCTGAACACTTTAATAAACTAGAAGTACCATTTATCTATCGTGTCCACGAACAACCTAAATCAGAACGTTTGAGACAGTTCTTTGACTTTATTACGAACTTTGGCATTATGATTAAAGGTACAGGCGAAGATATTCATCCGACAACGCTTCAAAATATTCAAGAAGAGGTTGAAGGACGACCAGAACAAATGGTTATCTCAACGATGATGTTACGTTCAATGCAACAAGCACATTATGATGATGTGAACTTAGGTCACTTTGGTCTATCTGCAGAGTATTACACACATTTCACATCACCTATACGTCGTTATCCGGATTTAACGGTACATCGTTTAATTCGTAAATACCTTATTGAACATTCAATGGATAAAAAGGAACAACATAAATGGGAAGATAAACTACCAGAACTAGCTGAACACACATCTCAACGTGAACGACGTGCGATTGAAGCAGAACGTGATACAGATGAGTTGAAGAAAGCTGAATATATGATTCAACACATTGGTGACGAATTCGAAGGTATCATTAGTTCTGTAGCTAATTTTGGTATGTTCATTGAATTACCAAATACTATTGAAGGTATGGTCCATATTTCAAATATGACCGATGATTATTATCAATTTGATGAACGTCAAATGGCATTAATTGGTGAACGCCAAGCCAAAGTGTTCCGTATCGGTGACGCTGTCAAAGTCAAAGTGACACATGTCGATGTGGATGAACGCATGATTGATTTCCAAATCGTAGGAATGCCATTACCTAAGAATGATAGAAGCCAACGACCAGCGCGTGGTAAGACCATTCAAGCAAAAACACGTGGTAAATCATTAGATAAATCAAAATCTGATGATAAAGGAAACGGTAAAAACAAACGTAAACAACGTAAAGGTAAAAATGCACGCCAACAAGATAAAAAAGGCAACACGAAGCATAAACCATTCTATAAAGATAAAAGCGTTAAGAAAAAATCACGTAAAAAGAAAAAATAA
- the secG gene encoding preprotein translocase subunit SecG, with translation MHTFFVVLLIIDCIALVTVVLLQEGKSNGLSGAISGGAEQLFGKQKQRGVDLFLHRLTIILSVIFFLLMIGISYLGL, from the coding sequence ATGCATACATTTTTCGTCGTATTATTAATTATAGATTGTATTGCATTAGTGACTGTTGTATTACTCCAAGAAGGAAAAAGTAATGGACTTTCAGGTGCTATCAGTGGCGGCGCAGAACAGTTATTTGGTAAACAAAAACAACGTGGCGTCGATTTATTCTTGCATAGATTAACAATAATTTTATCTGTAATATTCTTTTTACTTATGATTGGCATAAGTTATCTTGGTTTATAA
- a CDS encoding alpha/beta hydrolase — MQIKLPKPFFFEEGKRAVLLLHGFTGNSSDVRQLGRFLQKKGYTSYAPQYEGHAAPPEEILKSSPYVWFKDVLDGYQYLVDQGYDEIAVAGLSLGGVFALKLSLNRDVKGIITMCAPMDDKSSSTIYDGFLEYARNFKKYEGKDQATIDQEMEHFHPTETLEELSATMKGVKDQVDEVMDPILVVQAEQDKMIDPQSANYIYETVESDDKDIKWYANSGHVITIDKEKEQVFEDIYEFLESLDWSE; from the coding sequence ATGCAAATTAAACTACCTAAGCCTTTCTTTTTCGAAGAGGGCAAGCGTGCAGTATTGTTATTACATGGATTTACAGGTAATTCTTCAGATGTAAGACAATTAGGCCGTTTCTTACAGAAAAAGGGCTATACATCTTATGCGCCACAATATGAGGGACATGCTGCACCACCTGAAGAGATATTAAAATCAAGTCCATACGTATGGTTTAAAGATGTCTTAGATGGCTATCAATATTTAGTTGATCAAGGATATGATGAAATCGCAGTTGCGGGATTATCATTAGGTGGCGTTTTTGCTCTAAAATTAAGCTTAAACAGAGATGTTAAGGGTATTATAACTATGTGCGCTCCTATGGATGATAAGTCATCGAGCACAATTTACGACGGGTTTTTAGAATATGCTAGAAATTTCAAGAAATATGAGGGTAAAGATCAAGCGACCATTGATCAAGAAATGGAACATTTCCATCCAACTGAAACACTTGAAGAATTAAGTGCTACAATGAAAGGCGTTAAAGATCAAGTGGATGAAGTGATGGACCCAATATTAGTTGTTCAAGCAGAACAAGATAAAATGATTGATCCTCAATCAGCAAATTATATATATGAAACTGTAGAATCTGATGATAAAGATATTAAATGGTATGCGAACTCAGGACATGTAATCACAATCGATAAAGAAAAAGAACAAGTCTTTGAGGATATATACGAATTTTTAGAATCATTAGATTGGTCAGAATAA